In Lolium rigidum isolate FL_2022 chromosome 3, APGP_CSIRO_Lrig_0.1, whole genome shotgun sequence, the genomic window CACGTAGTAGCAGATTCTAGCACACACATAATAGCTGACATAATTGTATTTCAGAATAGAGTGAGGCGATCATCACCAACAAGATTTGTCATCTCCTGGGCTTTGTACAGTAAAGCGCATCcgtatctgcaatatgtgctagcACATTCTGGAGCAAACTTTCCATAATGCCCAGTCCTGGTTGTCAGGGTACTTGTTATACAAGAAGAACATGAAACCGAAAGGAATGCAACATGTGATAAAATTAAACAGCACGGCCGTAATTATCCCGTCAGCATTTTCCTGATAGAACAACTGACTACATGTTAAAGACATTACAAAGCACTATCTGAAGTAGCGTAGAAATAAATTGCAGCGGAAATATTAGAACATCTGGCATTCACTAATATGCTAATACCTAAACCAGAATCTCCAAGCATTGCTACCAAATAGGATTTTGGAGGCCATATATAATTCATAAAACACAAGAAACCTGAACACACATAGCACCAAAGGCTGGGCTACCACTGTTAACGAAGCACTACAACACTTAACGAATAGGTAGATTCTTACCTGATCTCAAGGCAGTCCCTGAGACACTGGACGGCGCTATTGAAGTCCCTGTTCTCCACGTCATTCCAGCCCTTGATAAAAAGATGCCCAGCCACTTGTAGAGCATCCTCCGCAACCTTGATTCCCCCCTCACATTTTTCCTCCTCATTAGGCTTGGGCTGTTCATGTAGTTGTTCAACTTGAATCTGTTGGAGCCGGCCATTGAGTGGGGCACATAAGTTAAAAACAGGTAGCACAAAGGTGAACAAATCTTTCTCAGCAACCATTTTAGCCAGCCCTGAGATCAGGTCAAATGTAAAAATGCCTTCAGAGGTACCCACAAAGATGACAGAGGATCCTTCAACGAATCCAAGTAAGGACTGGCCATGGATTCCAATAGTTCCGTGCAGATCGGAGTGATAAAATGTCCAGGTAATAGACCAACTGACATCGCCATCGTCCCTGGTATCCCTTGACCATATGCATATATTACCATCTGTTGCCTCGACGATACCAATTCCACCGTTCTGGTCATGCACAAGTATAAGACTACTATTAGTCTCACAAAAGTCCTCGTCAATGTCGGGCAATGCAATCTCAGACAGTGTGTTGGCAGACATATCAAACTCAAGAATTACACACCCATCTGATAGGAAATACAGAGATCTCCCTAACAGCACGCTGGGTCTCTCCCCGAAGAACTCTGAAAGGCCATAGAATGTAGCCACCCCGGCCCATGTATCTGACTGAGATGAATAGAGGAAACCTTTGATTTGTGGTGCTTCTTGTTCATCAGCCTCGTCGTCGAATTGTGGGTCATCATCAGAGAAGAGGAGCGCCACCTGAAAGTCGCCCCCGTTGCATCCGGGGCGATGGTTGCAGCCAGGCGCCGCGCAGACCACGGCCGCGCCCGGGAAGCTGCTCCGGCTGGCCTGCGGGGCCACCGGCACGCGGCGCTGAACACCTGTGACGGGGTCCCAGATGAGAAGGTCTTTGCGCCCCAGCTGGCCGTCGCGCTTAGAGATGAAGAGGGCACGACCGTGCCTGTAATCCAGCACCCTCCAGTGGCGGCGATCGGGGACGTCCTTGGGGGAGAAGGGCGAGGCGAGCGTGCGGAAGAAGGTTGGGAGGTCCTCGTCGTGGTCGCGGTCATGGAGAAAGCCGAAGAGTAGAGGAGCCAAGTTGCGCTGGTGGAGGCGGTGGGCGAAATCCGGGTCGGAGAGGGCGCGGCGCCAGTCCTTGCAGAGGTGGCTCACCCGGAAGAAGTAGAGAGGGTCGTCTGGCTGGATGCGGGCGAAGATGTCTCGGGTGATGTCGTCGGGGAGGAGCGGCCACTCCCGGTACGCCGCCGCTGCCATGTTTCGCTTTGGATCTGGAGGTGAACGGGGGAGACGGGGTGGCTAGTTGGGTTCGAGCTTGGCTTGGAAAGGAATggggattgggtttggcttcgacAGGAACGGGGAAGACAGGTCCCTGTCTTTTTTTTTGCGTATAACTTAGAGAGCTTTATTCAAAAGAAACTAACCCTGACTGATGAGCCTGAATACTGACCAGCAGGAAGTCTGGAATacaatctaagagcatctccaacaggcgctgtaaaagCTCGCGCGGCAAAAAAATCGCTGGTTTGCCACGCGCGGGCGCTGCCGCGCTGCTTCAGCGGAGGTGGGAAAAAGGCGCGCGCAATAAAGTTTTtgccgcccgcgcgctttcgcgctatcccgcgcaGGAAACTTGCCGCGTGTGCTGCGGCGCGCGCTATAAACACGCCACGCGCGAACGCGTCCAACTGCCACTTCCTCCACGCGTCTGTCTCCCTCCCCgcctctctccctcccgcgccgctccacctccaaccgcgccgcctccgcgagatgcctccgcgccgccgccccgcctccggctaccacggcgagcggccggttcgacgcggaaatccgctccggcgaggagcggatccgcctcggcacgttcgacaccgcacacgaggcggcgcgggcgtacgacgccgtcgcctggcggctcggccgctcccgccgaacattgaacttccacgacgtattcacgcgggagcaggcggagatgctcgcgccgccgccgccggtgatcaCGCGGGGGCAACAGCGCCGGCGAGCCGCGAGCCGGAGCgagcgcctcctcatcgccgagcgcgacgaggcgctgcgcctcgaatgggcgcgccgcttccccgaggacgtcgccaccacggaggccttctacgcgcagaaggaggaggagaaggcggcgatgaaagcgaataaaaaggcgagccgcgagaagcgccgcgccgagtccgcggcgaggaagaaggcgagggccgaggcggtggagaggaggaaggaggaaaagaagaacgtcgcagggccgtcgaccatcgtcctctcctcctcctcttcctccttccacTAGACGACGACGttgacgccggtgtcggagactactctgagcagctccgacttcgactgggagtTCGACGAGTAGTCGGAGGAGTAGTTTATTAGTATTTTCATTTTAAATGTCACATTGTATCGTTGCACTTTTAAAATAtgttcgtattttcgatcaaatttgCATAGTTTGTTTgttgaattttcaaaaaaaaacggtcggattagcagtttgtgacgcgcgcgctgcaaaatagagcctcggccggaggtgcgtttttcgcacaccaacgcgcgctgcaaaatagagcctctgccgggggcaaattcgctatgccgcgcgccagcggtatacagcgcgctcaatcgccggtatagcgcgccagattttacagcgcctgttggagatgctctaaccagcaGCTAGAAACTGTCAATGTGCAAGCAAGCTTTGCACAAAGATGGGCAGAGTTATTAGCTGATCTAGTAACATGCTGAAAAATAAACGATTGAAACTAACAACTAGCTCTCCAAGTTCTTGAAGGATAGGTGCCACAACCGGTCGAGAATCATGGCGATTGTTCCAGAGTGAAATAACCTCCAGGCAATCCGTCTCCATCACCACTTTAGAATAGCCTCGTAACCGAGCGAAAATGACACCATCTCGCACAGCTAAAGCTTCGGCGATGAGCGGATCAGTAATACCCTCGTAGGGCTTGCTCCAAGCACCAAGGAAGGCCGAGCGTGATCTCACGACCCCTCCAGCGCCTCCTTTCCGAGTAACCAATGATAGACCCCCATCTATATTAATTTTGATAAAGTCCTCTTCAGGTGGTCGTCATCCATGGCCTGGCAAGGTAGCTGCACATCTCTTTGGAATATCCAGCACCGCCAGCGATTCTTTGGCCATCTTGACTGAATGGACAGGGTCATAACTTCCCCTGTCATGTGTCCAACTATTCCTTGAACTCCAGATCGCCCATATTGTAGTAATTATCTTGGCCCGAACTGAGTCAGAAAAGCGCGAGTCACAAGTGATATCTCGCGAGGTATTAGAGCAAGTCTAACACGGATAAAACGCCTAAAAACTGTATAATAACCGCTGAAATGGGTTTCGGCGTTTTCGCAGCCTTTTATTAGGTCCCGTATTAAAATTTTCCAGTTCCGTCCCGGGTCCGCTCGGAAACCCGTAGGTGTGCGGGTTGGTGGCCTAAACTGAACGGGACCCTCTCTTCTCGCGCGAAGGAGATTTCAGCCCGCTCAACTAccatcccccgcgccgccgccgccccgatcTCCACGCCCCCGCCCTCTCCGGCCACTACGCGGCCGGATCTCGCCGCCATGGACCACTCGCAGGTCCCGCTGACCGCGGAAGGCGTACCGGAGGCGCAGATGGTGTTGGACGTCCCCGTCACCGTCACGGGAGGCCAGCCGACTCCCGGCAAGGTAGCGGCCATGGTGTCCGCCACCATGACGGGGAAGAGGAAGCGGGAGGTCTATCAGCCCCAGGCGGAGGTCGAAGCTGCGTCGGTCGTTGCTGGGGCGGCGATGACCCCCGCGCCATCAAAGACGGGTCGCTCGAAGACCAAATCCGCGGGACCGAGGTCGGAGCTACGCCAGCCGGAGGCGGGAGTACAATTTAATTTTGTAAAATGAAAtttcaataaaataaaaaaaaagtcttCATGTCCCGTTATTGAGGACCTCGTTTAATAAAAAACGTTGTTTGGAAGCTTTATCATGACTCGCTAGAAAAACACCTAAATCAGattgtaatctgaaaaagaaattcCGTTCTAGAAAAAAGGAGCAATATCGTACTTGTGCTCAAGAAAAATATAAATTGCATTTTTATAATGGTCCAACTGAACGATAATTACTTAGATATGTACGTATATATGGAAAAGCAAAAAAAGATCAACAATCAGAGCTCGTCAATtagtaaaccatatatatattttAGTTTATGGCTGTATAGTCAATATACCAAGTTTTCACTGCAATCCCGAGATATTACTACTACGAAAGATAACCAAACATCAAAAGGTCTCGTTCAAAATTTGATGGCTTCATCCGACCCAGGGAAATTGCAAAAGTATTTCACGATTGACACATTAGAATATAAAGGACTAGTAAATAAAATCCTAGATAGGAAATGGGTTGGTCTCAAAATAAATGAGTTGTTAGTTGTAAAACATTTCTCTCGTCAGACTTGAGCTTAATGAATAAAAGGAAAGGTTCATAGAATTTTTTCCCCTTACCCTCTCCCCGAACTAAATCGACCTAAGACCACTAATTTGTATTTTCCCACTCAACTAGCAAAAATGGATTAAGCCTAGTATCTTTTTTCCTCTGTGTATTTTACATCCCACGGTAATTTGCTATAGATAATTTCTATTAAATAAGATATTATATTTatataataaattgttatttgatTTGATACATTGTGATCCTTAACGTTGAtgaatttaaaaaaattgaaagagAGGGATTCGAACCTACGGTAAACAAAAGTCTACATAGCAGTTCCAGTGCTACGCCTTCAACCGCTCGGTAAACATAGTCTACATAGCACTCCAATGCTACGCCTTCAACCGCTCGGCCATCTATCCTACACAATCTTATTATGGAAAATAAACTGAGTGAATAGCGAGTTTTGTTATTCATGTAGGGCAGGTACAACCGCAACTGCTTGGGGGTTCCATAGTTCCATAGGAAAAAACCCCTTTTGATGTAAGCGTAAAGATCTTAGGATTTGTTACTAAAATTAAGCTCCTTATAAAACTTTGTGTTTTCCCGCAACCAAATAAAAAGAGAatggaagaactcttcttatggcaTAATAAAATAAAGAAACCTTAGAATTATGTTTGTATAAGGTATGCTACACcatattatcaaaatcaaaatagGGTATGTATGAGACAATTGATGAATTTGAAAACACGAAATAGCTGATGAGAGGAGTTGTTGTTGAGAAATAGGAAAGTGGAATGAAATATAGTACTAGTATTAGTCAAATATTTCATATCTTCtctcaatttttttttcatatcTCTTCTtgtccaagaaaaaggaaaagtatACAATTACAAGTTGAGCTGAGAGAAAGATTCATATCTTTTTATCCATTTAAAGTATATGGATTTAGAGCATATGGATCGATCTATTTCTAAGAATCAAGTGTGATTGTTTGTTTTAGTGTTATTGAGAAGGTCTAAGAGTCAAATGGCACCATCTCTATAATAAGTAAATATTGGCTAAAATTGAGAAGGTCTTATCAATGAAATACCGACCCCtttcaattcataatgagagagaACTAATTCTATTTTTTATTCTATAGATAATTTCGCTCCAAGAAATCTCTAGTCAACAATGAAGATCAAACAGAACTGAAAAACAACAACAATAAATAGTTTAATTATTATTACAACACGAACAAATAGTTTATTGTCAATACAACAAATAGTTCATAAAAATACAACAAATAGTTTTTCAATAGTACAATTATATCATATGAAACTATTGTTGGCCATTCCATGTCCCCCACTCCTCGACGAGATCATCTTGAAGCTAATCATGCACATCGGTATTTGGAATCGAATTGTGCAAGCCAATAAATAGGGCCACTCTCTCTTCTCTCCTATGCACTTGCATGGGGCATCCCATCAATTCATAGTGCAAGTAGTCATTGTGCTCACGCTTATTCTtgatgatcatgttatgcatgatgacacaaaTGTTCATGATGTACCAAAGGATCTATTGATCCCAAAATCTAGTCAGTTCTCTCACAATAGTAAATTGGGCCGCAAAATCCCAAATGATCTCTCCACGTCTTTCCTAGCTTCAGCTTCCGCATTATGGAATTGAAGTTTTTTACTTCCCGATGGTTTGTGAACCAACTTCACAAATATTTGCCACCTTGGGTACATGTCGTCTGCTAGGAAGTAGTCATAGTTATAGGTGCGGCCGTTTGCTACGAACTCCACCGATGGAGTTTCACCTAATGCAATATATGTCATCATTGATGACCGTTGCAACACATTGTTGTCATTGCATGAACCGGACATTCCAAAGAAAGAACGCTAAATCCAAGTCTCGTAACCATGCCACGGgataattcttccaactccaatgcatgcaATAAATTGAATAGATCATACATGGTAATCCTCGAGCTTTGTTGAACTCCAAAAGCCTAGccatgtcttgagcattggggtcTCTCAAGTATTCCTCGTCGAACACTTTCACAATTCCTACTACAAAGTGCTTGACACACTTGATAGCTTGACTCTCACCCATCGCTAAGGTGGTCATCAACTAGATCCGTTGGAATCCCATAAGCCAACATATGCAAAGCGTCGTTGACCTTTTTGTAAGTGATATGCGCAAGTTCTCCGGTGGCATTTCACCTTTGCTCAAAAAACATATCATACTTGGTCAGCTTCTCCACGACATGCATAAACAAGTTGATCCTCATCCAAAAATGGCAACAAAATTAGCTCTCGTGAAATGTTGGATTCTCTGAAATAGCTCTGTATCAACTTGTTGTGGCCATCGATCCTTTCGCGCCGCAATTTTTGTTTACTGTAAACAGAATCACCATGCTCCGGCCTTTTATTTGCATGCATACCCAATAGTATGGCTATGTCTTATCCTTTTGGGACATCCCATTCCTCATCGGTTGAATCGTACGACGAACTCATCTGCACACAAACGCTCATTGGACAACTCATTCAGTGAGCAAACAAAAAGGCTAAAATGAAAAGGGGAAGGTCATCCAGATGGCATACCTTCAAGTGCCTTGTGTGCGCCGCCGCTGCGGGCCGGGCGCGCAAGCGTGAGGGGCTACCGCAACGAATCGATGTCGGCGGCCCCACCAATTCACGTCATCCGAGAGAGCTGGGGGAGCGGCAACGACGCAGACGATTTGGCTGGTTGGACACGCAACAACTGATGGGAGCGGAGTGGCCTTGGTTTCCCACGTCAGTGCCGGTGGTGAGTCGGTACGGCGAGGTCGCTAGAGAAGagggtgtcgttgcctattcgacggtacctcggaggagggatcctcacgagggggagaagaagaagtaggggccatcgggcggagagtcctcgggacggtggtacgcgatttacccagcttcggaacacctgcacgatgacagggcctactgctacttgtctggaattatctgggcgctttcgcgttgttataatgagttgtggttgtgtctctagggctcccgggatccggcataTAAAGGCgccaagatctagggtttacacggagagtcctagccggaatacaagttgcctaactacggaatattacattgccgtgcacgtcaaggatccgcctttccttatacgccgtactggatccggctacccctaatgggccaggccggatccgacttccagagttggtcggtggatccggctcctcgttccggGGCTGGACtttatccatcttgatctacagcaactgggccgcccgatggaccatacgccaccatcaccgtctatgggccacccgggcttgccggatctagccacCGTCGATGGTTGCTTgtaacggtaaagcacacgtccgttgggaatcccaagaggaaggtattatgcgtacagcagtgagttttccctcagaaagaaaccaaggttatcgaaccagtaggagatgaaggtcacgtgaaggttgttggtgaaggagtgtagtgcggcgcaacaccagggattccggcgccaacgtggaacctgcacaacacaatcaaagtactttgccccaacttaacagatgaggttgtcaatctcaccggcttgctgaaaacaaaggattaaacgtatggtgtggagaatgatgtttgcttgcagaaaacaaaagagaacaatgattgcagtagattgtatttcagatgtaaaagaatggaccggggtccacagttcactagtggtgtctgttgactgccaaaacccaccggcgggcagcggccttgccaacactgtagagccggggggagcctagagctgcggctggctgagacccctccgagcgacggcccgcaatgctcttctggtcacacgcggcgttgcgaagtgcaagggcgtgccacctgacctatacctggtcgggaaggtgatgagattgcctcgcttagtttcctgcagggcatacatgtaaacgttaaatacgagcctcgatcggctctcaggttatcctgtgaatcggctcaaagagccgatccacccatgatccgtacggggtgtacgaatacttggtggtcctgcttgatcaagatgaagctaatgagatctacgacgatttagggtcttcaccacataatcggatcatcctactccaggttgggccagatggccacgcacggtgctcgtaagccgatcctaaacaaggccaaaaaaccaacatgaagttgatcctaggaacatcccgtttaggacttgcgaacgccaccctacgtgccacaggatcctcccccctttgtaaggccaaactattgcggatattaaactaatccttgtagaacaaggagcaatcgtaacggatcagatctactaaataatgatcaagcggggtgccgcccccacacccgagataggcgtgaggacggctagatatgcaagggttgcactacgtaagcatgcctaaacgaagaacaatgctaaccctaacacatctaatgataactacgttgctcgccatcaaaagcgcttcgagtacgagcaacgcatgaacaacgtggggcttagtgctgcctagatcgcaagatgcgatctaggcagcatgtcgcttacctgatagaaaccctcgagacgaaggagttggcgatgcgccgagattggtttgtttttggggttgaacgtgagttgttgtttattccataaaccctaggtacatatttatagtccaggggactttctaatgcgggcgtgcactaaaccgtacacgagacaaactctaacttttaatctaacatacaatctaccataaagatacacgggcaattcagcccaattccttcgtgtcaggccgctccaGGATTTTCCATACATACTCTTCCAAGCCCAccttgaccgcggcccacctcctgatcgcggttaaatcctggtgataacacatgcccccctgttttggaaatggaatttccaaaatcattacgctctcgtcgggtcatgtcgtggcgagcagcgtagctgttgcagtatccatcatcattatgccctgtcttctcagcttctctgcaaaattcgataacCCCGGCGTCATCTCCTCGGGAACTTATACATTAAATCCTCACCAGGCTTCTCGTTATTTAACTGCGCCGATTGATTGGCTTCCTTCATCTCTTTCCtctgttccaaccatcggcaccccaaaaaacccttctgcgccccatgtcttcttcctcctctgcctcgtcgggactttccttTGAATCCTCTTCCCCGAACCGATGCCGGCACCGAGCCCACAAGAAgctcatgcggccaacatccgccgcgccattgaggccggggaggagtcggaccatgacttctccatctggtccgaggacgaccagtcctctacggacggggagagcgacctccgtttcctcgccggtggggaatcggaggaggagagcgacgacgatcgcttctcctgggacgacttcacctcttccgagggggtgatggaggaagaagaggaggaggaggaggacgacgacgacgactccctcgagggctacccaccagcgaaacGCCTTCGTATGTGGTGGGATgatgacagcagcgacgacgaagacggggatgaagcccccgtggagggctacgggagtagcgacgaggagcccatcggcagcagtgccgatgagagctcggatgatgacgatgaagacaatgacggcccgtagataagacctctgtcatagggtcggtagtggtagatggggcaatgtatcccctcgtatttccttttgagagcaattcggctctttatgtaagaaatcccgcctatcaatgaagcaCTGTTctccactttgattttgccgatttcttctgagtttgattgagccgattcgCCTCTCCGCCAATGTGTAataagccgataacaacgcatcggtcctccaaacagagcaatctaccaggcctgttgccccccgagtctcagccaatgcaaaacagagacgaggaatacgcgcatgaaccgtgtagacctgggcctgatcgtatgtggggaagttccttatgcagcgtcagccgatttgaacacaaaccggcttctctgagcggaaagccttcaaagtgagctgccccccgagctcttactcgaggcgagaatgtgccacagccgatcctcttttctTCCTCTGTCAGCCGATAATTTTTCGTTtcagctgtttcttgattctgaagtcgatgcctgcttgcatcggctttcatgtccttaagtcgatgcctgctgcatcggctgtgctcgaaaattttcgaattttcacttttatttttacggccgacctgtgcatcggcccccatatttcaatacccgtcaacaaaagatgagatgcttctgttgtataccctcatatttccatatacctgggtgcccccccgagccgattctgtcaagaaaattgatggtatcggctctgttggataacatgttgaacccaggcagagaggtaggtgaggataattttggccgattgctggaatcggcctccacgttgcttgttcgttgaaggttttgtaagttcccttcgtaaatttttggggccgatcacaaggatcagcctctcctggtttgcccattggtttgatcttgctacttggtcgaggccggatgaaaccaacccaacctccgacttgatgcgcctgctgtcgtccaccttgtgtgctccgtagagtcgtggagcgctacgctctgtcggcaagacgagtaccatgtttgtgccggccgatgtct contains:
- the LOC124697708 gene encoding uncharacterized protein LOC124697708; protein product: MAAAAYREWPLLPDDITRDIFARIQPDDPLYFFRVSHLCKDWRRALSDPDFAHRLHQRNLAPLLFGFLHDRDHDEDLPTFFRTLASPFSPKDVPDRRHWRVLDYRHGRALFISKRDGQLGRKDLLIWDPVTGVQRRVPVAPQASRSSFPGAAVVCAAPGCNHRPGCNGGDFQVALLFSDDDPQFDDEADEQEAPQIKGFLYSSQSDTWAGVATFYGLSEFFGERPSVLLGRSLYFLSDGCVILEFDMSANTLSEIALPDIDEDFCETNSSLILVHDQNGGIGIVEATDGNICIWSRDTRDDGDVSWSITWTFYHSDLHGTIGIHGQSLLGFVEGSSVIFVGTSEGIFTFDLISGLAKMVAEKDLFTFVLPVFNLCAPLNGRLQQIQVEQLHEQPKPNEEEKCEGGIKVAEDALQVAGHLFIKGWNDVENRDFNSAVQCLRDCLEIRTGHYGKFAPECASTYCRYGCALLYKAQEMTNLVDDEGGYLSLSNEMLDIARSIVEKNPESTMGIVSALTEVLIQREKKGAALTKSTETKTESIKRANVKETSPETPRKRHQTAADSVDVDRSSDDSGMHSPTQSDY